A stretch of DNA from Triticum dicoccoides isolate Atlit2015 ecotype Zavitan chromosome 2A, WEW_v2.0, whole genome shotgun sequence:
TCGAGAGATCACTAGACGCGATCCTCACAAGATATTTGGAGGCAGTGCGAGTGAAAATCCATCATGGATTCATCATGGATCCATCATGGAGGGGTTGTCCAATGATGTGGCGGCGTTGTGGTTCTCATGTCACCGTCGCCGCCAGACGCCACGCCAGCCCGGGGCCTCGCGCGGTGGTGGTTCGGTTCGGCCTCGGCGTGGCACCGGTGGGCGCGGGCCCGCGGGTCAGCGGCGGCGGGCTCGGCCCACTGAGTTCCTACGCTTGCTCGTTCACCGTTATAAAAGTCTAGCTGCCTAGCGGAGCAAAGGCCCCTTCTTTCCCTCCGTTGCCATTTTCACTCCAGAAGCTGCTACTGCCCGGGCCAGCCGCCGCCACTGAGAGTGAGCTGATCTCGGCTGCCCCAGCTCCTCCACTCTCGAAGCTACCCTGCCTCAGTCTCTGTAGCTTAGCTACCTTTCTCCTCTTTTCCATGGCGTCAGGGGAGGCAGAGCCGCTGCAGTACACGGTGAGCCATTCCAAAACAGCTTCaccgtcttcttcctcttcctcctcctcctcttcttcttcttcttcttcttcttcttcttcttgttgtggcGAGGCAGTTTTGCTGACATTGTGTTTGGGCTttgctgctgctggtgctgcttGCAGACCACCGTGCTGCGGGTGTCCATCCACTGCGAGGGGTGCAAGAAGAAGGTGAAGAAGGTGCTCCACAGCATCGAAGGTACCAACTCATGAGTCCGCTTCGGTTAATTGATTGAACTTTCATTCTCGTGCAAGTTCATTCTTCTTGCAACGACGATTAATTGGTGTGGAATACTTTCTGTTTCTTTGTTTGTGGTTTTGATTAATCGAATGTGTATCAGGCGTGTACAAGGTGACGATCGACGCGACGCAGCACAAGGTGACGGTCACCGGCAGCGTGGCCGCCGACGCGCTCGTCAGACGGCTGCTCAAGTCCGGCAAGCACGCCGCGCTCTGGCcggtgccggcgccggcgccgcccgccACAGAGGCCAAGAAGCCTGAGGAGGCCCCGTCTGCCGGGAAGGGCGGCAAGGGCGCGGAGAAGGCGGACGCCAAGCCCAAAAAGGTGGCCGACGAGGCAGAGCCGGAGAGCTCGGAGAAGCCAGACAAGGACGAAGGTTCAGAGAAGAAACCAGAGAAAGCAGCGGCGAAGAAACCCAAGGACGAggccaaggaggagggagaggatccTGAGAAGAAGGAGAAGGTCTCGCCGGAGCCGCCAGCCAAAGAAGCGGCGGCCGCCGACGAGGCCCCGGAGGCGGGCGGAGAGGAGACGGGGGgcaagaaggggaagaagaagaagaacaagcagcaGAAGGAGGTCGGCGACGGGGACGCCGCTACGGAGAAGCCGCCtccgccgcagcagcagcagcaacagcagccaaAGACAAAGCAGCCACAGCCGCACCAGGCGATgccgcccgtgccggcgccggggcCGGGACCAGAGCGCGCGCACGGCCACGGCGGCCCGTTCCCGTACTACGCGCCGCAGCCGGTGATGAGCTACAACATGGCGCAGCCGAGCGCGAGCGTGTCGTACTACGCGCCCACGCCGGTGGCGTCCATGcagccaatgccgcctccgccgccgtacgGCGGGTACTCGCCTTACCCGCCGATgatgatgccgccgccgccgccgccggagtacaTGTACGGCCCGCCGGGCATGCGGTCGTCCCCGCCGCAGGAGCCGTACAACAACATGTTCAACGAGGAGAACCCCAGTTCCTGTAGCGTCATgtgacgccgccgccgccagccgccggcaCGGGATCGAGTCTGTAGTTAAAAGTGGGGGATGGGGTGGGGGAGGCTTCGTAATAGAAGCTGAAGTTTGTCTAGGCTGAGTGGAGTACGTACCCTCTTAATTAGGTGGTCAAAGCTCTTATTGACCACACTTTTTTTCTCTCTTCAAATTTTCGACTTGATTAGCTCGTCATGTAGCGACATGAGTATTTTATTTCACTAATATGCTTATTTTTGCTACTAGCTTGTTTCAATAATTTCCAATTTGGTACTATCCCTTTTGAGAAAATAGTCTATTCTGTCTCGCATGAATTTGGTACTGAATTGATTCGAATCATGTCTACAAAAATAACCTCCGAAGCAGAGAATCCACAAATTTGTGTACGAATTCATTTGAACTCATGCCTACAAGATAACATACATATGATGCACAAAATAGCAACAAATCTGTGCATAAACTGGGCAGTTCCTGCGGTATCTGAATTTGGTAGGGTGGTGCTTACATCTTTTGAGAAGCCGATCTTGTGATGATTCTGGTAAACACAGTGATGTCTAGTTCAAATGTGACAGTCCTAGGTCAGTGAAGTGGGGCCACTTCACTTGATCACTTTGGTAAAGAAGGGGCCTTTGGCCAGGCTAATTAAGCTGGCAGGCATGTTGGCTCACAGGCTTTTTGTAATTTTCCTGCTGTGATTATTGTCCTGCAAACTAAAGTATGGGTTTGATGGAGTTGTCACATGCTGTACTACTAAGGCAATGATGATTCTTGGATTGCTTTGTGGTGGTACTCTACTCTCTTTGATTGATTAGGGGAGTGCTCCGTAATGATGGAGCCCTGGTGGTGGCAGTGGTCAAATCAGGAGGGACAAAGAGCCGTTTAAATTATTATTAGTGGTACTGCCTGCCAGTCCTCCCAATCCCATTGTTAAGTAGGTTAAACCACTGGCATCAACTTGTTTATTTGTTAATCAGGTGCACTGTGTGCGTCGCACCATGTACGCGGAAATGTTAGAATACATATGCAGATAACTACATATCTCTTTTGACATCCGAATCCCAATCCTGCGTGACATTCGGCTTTTTTGTTTTCAAAGTTTTTTCGTAAACTTTTCTATAGATTGTGAAAGAATTGGAATTCATATAAAGTTTCCCTATATTATTTGTTTGATTCATAATAATTATTTGTCTTTCTATGTACTATAGGATtcaataggcatgacataatt
This window harbors:
- the LOC119353361 gene encoding heavy metal-associated isoprenylated plant protein 35-like — its product is MASGEAEPLQYTTTVLRVSIHCEGCKKKVKKVLHSIEGVYKVTIDATQHKVTVTGSVAADALVRRLLKSGKHAALWPVPAPAPPATEAKKPEEAPSAGKGGKGAEKADAKPKKVADEAEPESSEKPDKDEGSEKKPEKAAAKKPKDEAKEEGEDPEKKEKVSPEPPAKEAAAADEAPEAGGEETGGKKGKKKKNKQQKEVGDGDAATEKPPPPQQQQQQQPKTKQPQPHQAMPPVPAPGPGPERAHGHGGPFPYYAPQPVMSYNMAQPSASVSYYAPTPVASMQPMPPPPPYGGYSPYPPMMMPPPPPPEYMYGPPGMRSSPPQEPYNNMFNEENPSSCSVM